The window ATAGGAGCAATGATGGAAAAAGAAAAAATGATAAGTTTAGCACGTAGTCTTCTTTTTGAACCAAAAGAAGAACTTTTTAAATTGATGAGTAAAGAGCACGAAGAAATAAAAAAACAACTACTTTTACTTGATAAATTTGATTTAACTAACATAGAAGCTATGACACATATCAATTCAGAAACTATAAACTTTGACTTATTAAGAGAAGATGTTCCCCACAAAGGTTTAGAAAAAGAAAAATTGCTATCCAATGCAAAAATTCATGATAATGATTTTGTTATTATCAGAAAGGTTATTAATGATTAAAAAAGGAAATTTAGAAGCAGCTATTTTGGATGC is drawn from Mycoplasma miroungirhinis and contains these coding sequences:
- a CDS encoding Asp-tRNA(Asn)/Glu-tRNA(Gln) amidotransferase subunit GatC, whose protein sequence is MEKEKMISLARSLLFEPKEELFKLMSKEHEEIKKQLLLLDKFDLTNIEAMTHINSETINFDLLREDVPHKGLEKEKLLSNAKIHDNDFVIIRKVIND